One Prosthecobacter sp. SYSU 5D2 DNA window includes the following coding sequences:
- a CDS encoding YqiA/YcfP family alpha/beta fold hydrolase — translation MRKLIYEAPTGRATELVVLLPGRHSKPEEFVREGIVRQVQEKRPGSRIIVPDLHLRYYMERTASQCLWEEIIHPARQKGLPVTLMGVSLGGLGALITWLEHPQDIRQVLLLAPYLGEEELMTEIRENGLATSGFPLKEPHNQEDAMRLLWVKMHKLKSLATSPALPIRLSCGRKDRHLSANRLFAERFLSPEQYQEVAGGHDWAAWRQGAAWLLR, via the coding sequence GTGCGCAAGCTGATCTATGAAGCGCCCACTGGCAGGGCCACGGAGCTAGTGGTCCTGCTCCCTGGGCGCCACAGCAAGCCGGAAGAATTTGTCCGGGAGGGCATCGTCCGTCAGGTGCAGGAAAAGCGTCCCGGATCCCGCATCATCGTGCCGGATCTTCATTTGCGATACTACATGGAGCGCACGGCCAGCCAGTGCCTATGGGAGGAGATCATCCATCCGGCCCGGCAGAAGGGATTGCCAGTCACGCTCATGGGAGTTTCCTTGGGCGGACTGGGGGCGCTCATCACCTGGCTGGAGCACCCACAAGACATCCGCCAGGTTCTGCTGCTGGCCCCATATTTAGGGGAGGAGGAACTGATGACCGAGATCCGCGAGAACGGCCTGGCAACGTCTGGTTTTCCTTTGAAGGAGCCCCACAATCAGGAAGATGCCATGCGCCTGCTTTGGGTGAAAATGCATAAACTAAAGTCCCTGGCCACCTCTCCAGCCCTGCCAATCCGGCTGTCTTGTGGGCGAAAAGACCGCCACCTCTCAGCCAATCGCCTTTTTGCAGAGCGTTTCCTGTCCCCTGAGCAGTATCAGGAAGTGGCAGGGGGACATGACTGGGCGGCTTGGCGGCAGGGTGCGGCCTGGCTGCTGCGGTGA
- a CDS encoding GNAT family N-acetyltransferase has protein sequence MLSDGVITLHRYTLQDADDLHTAGLESVTEVYPWLPWCHPDYTLEEAASWITGEEHAWEEGRNYEFVIRTQEGAHVGAVGLNGLHHVKGVANLGYWVRTSQTGRGYASRAARLLGEFGLQDLKLKRLEIVACVTNVASIKVAEKSGALREGILRNRIQLHGKSHDAVMHSLIP, from the coding sequence ATGCTATCAGACGGAGTCATTACCCTGCACCGGTATACCTTGCAGGATGCCGATGATCTCCATACAGCTGGCCTTGAATCTGTGACGGAGGTTTACCCATGGCTGCCCTGGTGCCACCCAGACTATACTCTCGAGGAGGCCGCGTCCTGGATCACCGGGGAAGAACATGCTTGGGAGGAGGGTCGTAATTACGAGTTTGTCATCCGCACCCAGGAGGGTGCCCACGTCGGAGCAGTCGGGCTCAATGGCCTGCATCATGTCAAGGGCGTGGCCAATCTAGGCTACTGGGTGCGCACTAGCCAGACCGGTCGCGGCTACGCCTCCCGCGCCGCCCGGCTGCTGGGTGAGTTTGGCCTGCAAGACCTCAAACTCAAGCGGCTAGAAATCGTGGCCTGCGTCACCAATGTGGCGAGCATAAAAGTCGCCGAGAAGTCAGGCGCTTTGAGGGAAGGCATCTTGCGCAACCGCATTCAGCTTCACGGGAAGTCCCATGATGCAGTCATGCATTCGCTCATCCCCTGA
- a CDS encoding lysophospholipid acyltransferase family protein — protein sequence MAKIRIKNIGKVIALLMRGIGATLRFEVEDKAGAFNTSRTGWIWAFWHNRMFVIPYIHELWFAHIPGAILSSPSGDGQIIADVCATFGFEAARGSSSKPQKGLAALIMMAEKVKEGRDIGITPDGPRGPLYHLQPGIIKLGQLTGGTIVPVRVEYSRAIRFKTWDQFLLPLPFSTVRVIFEPTMTVPRKMTEEEFEAQRLQLEQAMGGD from the coding sequence ATGGCCAAGATACGGATCAAAAACATCGGCAAGGTGATCGCGCTGCTCATGCGGGGCATCGGGGCCACTTTGCGGTTTGAGGTGGAGGACAAAGCGGGCGCTTTTAATACCTCGCGCACGGGCTGGATCTGGGCCTTCTGGCATAACCGCATGTTTGTCATCCCTTACATCCATGAGCTATGGTTTGCCCACATTCCGGGGGCCATCCTCAGTAGCCCCAGCGGTGATGGGCAGATCATCGCGGACGTCTGCGCCACCTTCGGTTTTGAAGCCGCCCGTGGCTCCAGCTCGAAGCCGCAAAAGGGCCTTGCGGCCCTCATCATGATGGCGGAAAAGGTGAAGGAAGGCCGGGACATTGGCATCACCCCGGATGGCCCGCGCGGCCCGCTTTATCACCTGCAGCCGGGCATCATCAAGCTCGGTCAGCTCACCGGCGGCACCATCGTCCCCGTGCGGGTGGAATACAGCCGTGCCATCCGTTTTAAAACCTGGGACCAGTTCCTCCTTCCCCTCCCCTTTTCCACCGTCCGTGTGATCTTTGAGCCTACGATGACAGTGCCGCGCAAGATGACCGAAGAGGAGTTTGAAGCCCAACGTCTCCAACTGGAACAGGCCATGGGCGGGGACTGA
- a CDS encoding GTP-binding protein → MDVLVNPTESSLLRFTTAGSVDDGKSTLIGRLLYDSKSIFEDQLLAVEESSKRRGDGHVNLALLTDGLRAEREQGITIDVAYRYFATPKRKFIIADTPGHIQYTRNMVTGASTADLAIILIDARLGVIEQTMRHTYLASLLRIGHVVLAVNKMDLVDFDEAVYNKIVSDYMAFAGGLENLPKICPIPMSALNGDNVVERSASTPWYTGPSLLEHLENVQVYAETAADAARFPVQWVIRPISDAADARLGNLHDYRGFAGRMASGTFRTGDEVIAYPSAMKSTITGIHTFEGPQEEAIPQLSYSLTLADEIDTSRGGMIVKASEPVETNQEFDAMICWFADKKTLKPRSRFHLRHTTNEVRAVVTDVLYKVNISTLEKSQESKEFSLNDIGSIRLRVSAPIFFDSYSKNRTTGSFVLVDEQTNNTVAAGMIIRPVADAADEDSEVVI, encoded by the coding sequence ATGGACGTTCTCGTCAACCCTACCGAATCCTCCCTTCTCCGTTTCACCACCGCTGGCTCCGTGGATGATGGCAAAAGCACCCTCATTGGCCGTCTGCTGTATGATTCCAAATCCATCTTCGAAGACCAGCTTCTCGCCGTCGAAGAATCTTCCAAGCGTCGCGGTGATGGCCACGTCAACCTGGCCCTCCTGACCGATGGCTTGCGTGCCGAGCGTGAGCAGGGCATCACCATTGATGTCGCCTATCGTTACTTCGCCACACCGAAGCGCAAGTTCATCATCGCGGATACACCTGGCCACATCCAGTACACCCGCAACATGGTCACGGGTGCTTCCACGGCAGACCTCGCCATCATCCTCATTGATGCGCGTCTGGGCGTCATCGAGCAAACCATGCGCCATACTTACCTGGCAAGCCTGCTGCGCATCGGGCATGTCGTCCTCGCGGTGAACAAGATGGACCTCGTGGATTTTGACGAGGCTGTTTATAATAAGATTGTCAGTGACTACATGGCCTTCGCCGGCGGCTTGGAAAACCTGCCGAAAATCTGCCCCATCCCGATGAGTGCGCTCAATGGCGATAACGTCGTGGAACGTTCCGCCAGCACGCCATGGTACACTGGCCCCAGCCTGCTGGAGCATTTGGAAAACGTGCAGGTCTATGCCGAGACGGCTGCCGATGCTGCACGCTTCCCTGTGCAGTGGGTTATTCGTCCGATCTCGGACGCAGCCGATGCACGCCTTGGAAATCTTCATGATTATCGCGGCTTCGCCGGCCGCATGGCCAGCGGCACTTTCCGGACGGGTGATGAAGTCATCGCCTATCCCTCCGCGATGAAGTCCACCATCACCGGCATTCACACGTTTGAAGGCCCGCAGGAAGAGGCCATCCCGCAGCTCAGCTACAGCCTGACCCTGGCAGATGAAATTGATACGAGCCGTGGCGGCATGATCGTGAAGGCCAGCGAGCCTGTCGAAACCAACCAGGAGTTCGATGCCATGATCTGCTGGTTTGCCGACAAGAAGACCCTCAAACCCCGCAGCCGCTTTCACCTCCGCCACACCACCAACGAAGTGCGCGCCGTGGTCACCGATGTCCTTTACAAAGTGAACATCAGCACTCTGGAAAAATCCCAGGAGAGCAAGGAATTCAGCCTCAATGACATCGGCTCCATCCGCCTGCGTGTCTCGGCCCCCATCTTCTTTGATTCCTATTCCAAGAACCGCACCACCGGCAGCTTCGTCCTTGTGGATGAGCAGACGAATAACACTGTTGCAGCCGGAATGATTATTCGCCCCGTCGCAGACGCTGCGGATGAAGACTCTGAAGTGGTGATTTAA